The genomic stretch GAGGCGTTCCTGAAGAAAGAGATAGAAGCCGCCGTTCGCTGGCAAGAAGAGATCGGACTCGACGTGCTGGTCCACGGCGAATTCGAGCGCAACGATATGGTGCAGTATTTCGCCGAGCAGCTCCGCGGCTTCGCCTTCACGCAACACGGGTGGGTGCAAAGCTACGGCTCGCGCTTTGTGCGACCCCCGATCATCATTGGAGATGTGTCGCGACAACAGCCGATGACACTACACTGGTGGCGATACGCCCAGTCGCTGACGCTAAAGCCGGTGAAGGGCATGCTTACCGGCCCGGTGACGATCCTCAACTGGTCCTTCGTCCGGGACGACCTTGCCCGCCCAGCCGTCTGCCGCCAGGTCGCGCTCGCCATTCGCGATGAAGTGAGCGACCTCGAAAAGGCCGGCGCCAGGATGATCCAGATCGACGAAGCCGCACTGCGCGAGGGCTTGCCGCTGCACGAGGCCGACTGGCAGGCCTATCTCGACTGGGCCGTCGAATGCTTCCGGCTGGCTTCAACAGCGGTCGGCGATGCGACCCAGATCCACACCCATATGTGCTACTCCGAGTTCGGCGATATCGTGGACGCGATTGCCGCAATGGATGCCGATGTGATCTCGATTGAAACTTCGCGCTCGCAGATGGAACTGCTCGATACGCTGCGAACCTTCAAGTATCCGAACGAGATCGGTCCTGGCGTCTATGACATTCACTCGCCGCGGGTCCCGGAAGTGGGGGAGATTTCCAACCTTATCATGCTTGCGCGCGAGCGATTGTCGGATGGCCAACTGTGGGTGAATCCCGACTGCGGTCTCAAAACGCGCAGATGGGAGGAGGTCCGCCCTGCGCTGGTGAACATGGTGGCTGCGGCACGCGCAATTCGGCAAAAAGCGCAGACGGCGTAGGGCTCGGTGCCACTCGCCGGCGGTGAGCGGCAACGCCACACACCGGGCATCCTTGGGGGAGTCTATCCGGCGCGCCCAAGGCAATCGCGCTGCCGGTGACGAAGCGCCTCGGCAAGCTTGGCCTGGCCGCGGCCCTTGTCATGGCGCGTCGAAGTCAGCTGTTCCAGAGGCGGCCGTTGGCGGGCGATTGAAGGAGGCTTGGGCCTCAAATGAGCCGGCCAGAAACGAGAAGGCTCTCCGCCAGCCCGTTTCGGATTATTCCGTATTGGGATAATCGAAATCACTATCGTCTCCCAACCTTGATCGCCGAAACCCCGGTCCCGACCATGGGGAGAAACATCGGCGATCACGCACCCCGGTCCCGGAGCGTGTTCCGAGAAACCGGATGCAGGGCCAAGCTGGGGGAAGGTTCAAACAGCGCTTCTGGAGACTTTTGAGGCGGCATCGACGCTCCACCATCTGCAGCGGGCCAATTCCCGCTCGATGGCGTCTGCCTCTGGCTGCAATCACCATCACCGCGACGGCGAAGCCGAGCGGCCGCAGCTGGCTGGCGGACCCTTGTGTTTTGATGGTGGAAGATCAGGCGCCGGACCAGGAAAGCCGCCGCGGAAAGAGCGGGGTTGGCTTGCTCCTGGCGGAGCCGGCAGGGGTATTTGGACCGCGCTCAATACCGATGCGCAGATGGCCGAAATTCATCCGCGGCATCCTGAATATCAATCGCTGCGCAGAACGCGTGCTTCGAGCGCGGCTGCGACAAAAGCCCGTCGAGCGGTTGGTGGATGGGTCTTACCGCGTAAAACCTGCAGACAGGCGTCCATCGCTATCCTGCGTTTATCGGTCTCATGATGCAGATCCCGCAGCAAGATAGCGGCCGCGTCGTTGACGTCGAACACGATACGCTCCGAGCCGCGGCGGCTAAGCTGAACAACGACTGGTCTCTCAAATCTGGTCAACCCGGTCATCCCCCCTCCCCACAGCCACTATACGGCAAACAGCCGGATCACATTTTTTTATTCAGCCGAACGCGACCGCTGCATCTGCGCCACTGAGCCTGGCCATTGGCTAGCAAGCGATCGCCATGAGCTGCGTCTGGCCATGGTCAGCTTGCTTGCGATCTGCGGTTTTGCAGTCGGTGGTGAGGAACTGCTTCTCATTCGCGTGGTCTAGCTGTGAAACCTGGACATAGTGCACTGTTTGACGCGCCTCGCCAGTCTCAAACTCGTCGTCGAAGTCTACACCTGCACTTTTCCACTGCCCGATCTGCAGGCGGCGATCCACTGCATGGCGGAGGTTGGATCTTCCAATATGGCGACCCGCTTCGCAAAGCCGAAAAAGGCATTGCGCGCCGTGCTTACCGGCTTGCGCCCATCGTACGCATCGTAGCATGCCCTCAGGGCGGCTTCGTGGATCATGTCTCTGCGATCTTCCGGCCATTCGTTGAGAAAATCGATTGCATCCGCAAGGCCGGCAATCTCTTGGATGATGTGCGTTGCGCGCCTCACGAAAAGCGGGCTGCTGAAAGCCTCAGCGTTCATTCGTTCCTCCAACCTTCCAAATAGCCAATTTGTGTGAAGAGGCGCCGCATCGACGCGAGGCGACCCTGACACAATGTGTTGTCAGGGCGATGACGGTTCAAGAGGAAGATCCGCGACGGCGACCGGGCGTGCAGCGATCCGCCAACACATCATGCAATGGCTTTGGTTGCCATCAAACGCGGTCGTCACTATTAAGCTACGAGATGATTCTTACCCGGCTACTCTAATTCCGCAGGAGCGTTTTCATGACCGAAGAAACCGAGAGCAAAGCCGACAACCTCATCGAACTCACCGCCCATGTCGTCTCAGCCTATGTTTCGAACAATCCGGTTCCCGTCGGTGAACTGCCTGGGCTTATCGGCCAGATCCACATCGCATTGAAAGGCACTGCTGGTGGTGCCGCACCAGAAAAATCGGAAGCTCTCAAGCCTGCCGTACCGATCAGAAAATCGGTTACACCCGATTATATTGTCAGCCTTGAGGACGGTAAGAAGTTCAAGTCGCTCAAGCGTCACCTGGCTACCCACTATGGCCTTACGCCCGACGAATATCGCGCAAAATGGGAGCTGCCGGCGGACTATCCCATGGTGGCGCCGAACTACGCTGCGGCGCGCTCGGCATTGGCCAAGACCATGGGTCTGGGCCGCAAGCCGAAGGAACCGGGAGCGCCGGCACCTGCCAAGCGTGCCCGCAAGAAAGCCGCAGCCTGACCGCAATTTTTCAGGATCGACGAAGCAGGCCCGGCATGATTTCGCACTCGCGAGATAAAATTTGTGCGTTGCAATATCCGGGGCGATCGGTATGATCATGGTGTCGGCCATCTACTCCTCCCAGATGTGGTGCCGACGCTGAATGGGGCGCACCTCCTCCCGCGTCTCATTCTAAATCGAGCCCGCTGCCACCTCCTCCCGGTAGCGGGCTTTTTCTTTGTCTGAGGCGCGATTTCGGTAGGGCCGACGCATTGGCTCTAAGGGAGGCGAATGCTCCGAACTTCCAGGCCTTTCTTGCCCTGTCCGCATTGGACAAACACCTTCTGACC from Mesorhizobium sp. 113-3-3 encodes the following:
- a CDS encoding DUF982 domain-containing protein — encoded protein: MTGLTRFERPVVVQLSRRGSERIVFDVNDAAAILLRDLHHETDKRRIAMDACLQVLRGKTHPPTARRAFVAAALEARVLRSD
- a CDS encoding DUF982 domain-containing protein, translated to MNAEAFSSPLFVRRATHIIQEIAGLADAIDFLNEWPEDRRDMIHEAALRACYDAYDGRKPVSTARNAFFGFAKRVAILEDPTSAMQWIAACRSGSGKVQV
- a CDS encoding MucR family transcriptional regulator, translated to MTEETESKADNLIELTAHVVSAYVSNNPVPVGELPGLIGQIHIALKGTAGGAAPEKSEALKPAVPIRKSVTPDYIVSLEDGKKFKSLKRHLATHYGLTPDEYRAKWELPADYPMVAPNYAAARSALAKTMGLGRKPKEPGAPAPAKRARKKAAA